Proteins co-encoded in one Arachis stenosperma cultivar V10309 chromosome 7, arast.V10309.gnm1.PFL2, whole genome shotgun sequence genomic window:
- the LOC130939492 gene encoding uncharacterized protein LOC130939492, whose product MVKMSSIWNFELIMLVNGCVMLASGDNLTLIHYATDLITPISQSPLSSPFTYQGYHCHRPPSSRFQKPPSHSSRDHHRVEPASSSPNVAELAEPDSSFAAPETSPSPSSAASTSPTTQSSQLPPPSPPPTTSGAAIRSSTKKRPLESDSFSNYYKIRALIPDLRPHFIQVLRTPDYKSSKESREIREQLKIVVKLYEDMKAEAVSLAKYKQDGQNLDHKTQQEQQPQHMKSPEQIQVEKSFTSRASSEIKVMALAEGQGTYVVGGSAFGWNFITFSGEEAVYYGRTKEQFRSTQVRTQPGLNRVVSFIDRGC is encoded by the exons ATGGTTAAAATGTCATCTATTTGGAATTTTGAATTGATAATGTTAGTAAATGGTTGTGTCATGCTTGCTTCAGGAGATAAT CTAACCCTAATCCACTATGCCACTGACCTCATTACCCCAATCAGCCAATCTCCCCTTTCTTCCCCCTTCACCTACCAAGGCTACCATTGCCATCGCCCACCAAGCTCCAGATTCCAGAAACCACCGAGCCACAGTAGCCGCGACCACCACCGCGTTGAGCCCGCCTCCTCGTCGCCGAACGTCGCCGAGCTCGCCGAGCCCGACTCCTCATTCGCCG CACCTGAaacttctccttctccttcttctgcTGCTTCTACATCACCAACAACTCAAAGTTCACAACTTCCTCCTCCTTCACCACCACCAACAACGAGTGGTGCTGCTATTCGTTCTTCAACGAAAAAGAGGCCTCTCGAATCTGATTCTTTTTCCAACTACTACAAGATTCGCGCACTTATTCCAGACCTTCGCCCCCATTTCATCCAGGTTCTACGAACTCCCGATTACAAAAGTAGCAAAGAATCCCGAGAAATTCGAGAACAATTGAAGATTGTTGTGAAGTTATATGAGGATATGAAAGCAGAAGCAGTTTCGTTGGCAAAGTATAAGCAAGATGGCCAAAACTTGGATCACAAAACACAGCAAGAGCAGCAGCCTCAACATATGAAGTCTCCAGAGCAGATTCAAGTTGAGAAATCATTCACCTCAAGGGCATCATCTGAAATTAAGGTTATGGCATTGGCTGAAGGTCAAGGGACATATGTAGTTGGTGGATCGGCATTTGGCTGGAATTTCATCACCTTTTCAGGGGAGGAAGCTGTCTATTATGGTAGGACAAAGGAACAATTTCGATCGACACAAGTGAGGACTCAGCCAGGGCTTAACAGAGTAGTTTCATTTATTGATAGAGGGTGCTGA
- the LOC130941749 gene encoding protein RSI-1-like, which translates to MAARSSTSSIVFIALSLLLLLTFSNVAEAYGSARLRPSDCKPRCSYRCSATSHKKPCMFFCQKCCAKCLCVPPGTYGNKQVCPCYNTWKTKEGGPKCP; encoded by the exons ATGGCAGCACGTTCTTCCACCAGCTCCATCGTCTTCATTGCTCTCTCTTTGCTTCTTTTGCTCACATTCTCCAATGTGGCTGAG GCTTATGGAAGTGCAAGACTTCGCCCTTCAG ATTGTAAACCAAGGTGCAGTTACCGTTGCTCAGCAACTTCACACAAGAAGCCATGCATGTTTTTCTGCCAGAAATGTTGCGCCAAATGCCTGTGTGTTCCTCCTGGTACATATGGAAACAAGCAAGTGTGCCCTTGCTACAACACCTGGAAGACCAAGGAAGGGGGTCCCAAATGCCCTTAA